The following proteins are co-located in the Doryrhamphus excisus isolate RoL2022-K1 chromosome 3, RoL_Dexc_1.0, whole genome shotgun sequence genome:
- the kin gene encoding DNA/RNA-binding protein KIN17: MGKADFLSPKAISNRIKSKGLQKLRWYCQMCQKQCRDENGFKCHCMSESHQRQLLLASENPRKFMDFFSHEFKSGFLELLRRRFGTKRVHNNIVYNEYISDREHIHMNATRWETLTVFTKWLGRQGLCKVDETPKGWYIQYIDRDPETIRRQEELARRKKHELDDEERSAKFIEEQVRRGRNAMEEEEDPVYTELKRENEEEKVAFNLGAAAALPGPSTSSSLVAPSALKKASSSVKRKDASSASEARDKKKSALEQIIEMEERKKQQQQPTRTDHWLQPGIVVKVVTKRLGEKYHKKKAVVTEVQEKYTAVVKMVDSGDKLKLDQNHVETVIPAPGKCVMILNGSHRDTRALLDGIDEKNFCASLTLDSGPHKGKRVDVAYEDFSKLA; the protein is encoded by the exons ATGGGGAAAGCAGACTTCCTGTCGCCCAAGGCAATAAGCAACCGGATCAAATCAAAAGGTCTCCAGAAGTTGAGGTGGTATTGTCAAATGTGTCAAAAACAATGCCGAGATGAG AACGGCTTCAAGTGTCACTGCATGTCCGAATCCCACCAGCGGCAGCTGCTGCTCGCCTCGGAGAACCCGCGCAAGTTTATGGACTTCTTCTCGCA TGAGTTCAAAAGTGGATTCCTGGAGCTGCTGAGAAGACGTTTTG GGACCAAGCGTGTACACAACAACATAGTGTACAACGAGTACATCAGCGACCGCGAGCACATCCACATGAACGCCACGCGCTGGGAGACGCTCACGGTCTTCACCAAGTGGCTGGGCAGACAAG GTTTGTGTAAGGTGGACGAGACCCCAAAAGGCTGGTACATCCAGTACATCGACCGCGACCCCGAGACCATCCGCCGCCAGGAGGAGCTGGCCAGGAGGAAGAAGCACGAGCTGGACGACGAGGAGCGGAGCGCCAAGTTCATCGAGGAGCAGGTCCGCCGGGGCCGCAACGccatggaggaggag GAGGATCCCGTTTACACTGAGCTGAAGCGAGAGAACGAGGAGGAAAAAG TCGCTTTCAACTTGGGTGCTGCTGCAGCGCTACCCGGTCCGTCCACATCAAG TTCCCTGGTGGCCCCCAGCGCCCTGAAGAAGGCGTCCTCATCGGTCAAGAGGAAAGACGCGTCCTCTGCGTCAGAGGCCAGGGACAAGAAGAAGTCGGCCCTGGAGCAGATCATTGAG atggaggagaggaagaagcagcagcagcagccgacCAGGACCGACCACTGGCTCCAGCCCGGCATCGTCGTCAAGGTGGTCACCAAGCGGCTGGGGGAGAAGTACCACAAGAAGAAGGCTGTCGTCACG GAGGTGCAGGAGAAGTACACGGCCGTGGTGAAGATGGTGGACTCGGGGGACAAACTGAAGCTGGACCAGAACCACGTGGAGACCGTCATACCGGCCCCAG GAAAATGCGTGATGATCCTCAACGGAAGCCACCGAGACACCCGGGCCCTGCTGGACGGCATCGATGAGAAGAACTTCTGCGCTTCGCTCACGCTGGACTCC GGTCCACACAAGGGCAAGCGAGTGGACGTGGCCTACGAGGACTTCTCTAAACTGGCTTGA
- the itih2 gene encoding inter-alpha-trypsin inhibitor heavy chain H2 isoform X1, with product MTRRQSGSGTRLCCASQKGQTRLHFPPPPKTRCMGNMRLLLLLLGGLLGLQRSRCLEFVIDGEREDHGQPHQDHRERHKRAILTSEEQEDFEAIRGEDITVKSYKVESRITSRFAHTTVRSSVVNSGSKAQTIGFNVQIPKRAFITNFTMNVNGITFTGSVKEKTVARNLYAQARSRGKAAGIVRANSQDMETFKTEVHVPPGSNIEFELNYQEMMQRKLGFYEHSLHLQPGRLVPQFQADVYIYEPKGISKLETSTTLGDAFTDLVKVTQTPEKAHVVFKPTLQQQRKCDTCNDSAIDGVFRVKYDVSRDSNAGELQVSDGHFVHFFAPSDLPPLPKNIVFVIDVSGSMWGVKMKQTVEAMKAILDGLTMEDQFSIIDFNHNVRCWSEDLLPGSSVHVADAKKYIQNIKPVGGTNINEALMKAVQILVRASNQGLIDPRSVSMIILVSDGDPTVGEIKLSTIQKNVKKVMREDFSLFSLGIGFDVDYDFLERIAMENRGMAQRIFANHDAAEQLRTFYSQVSNPLLRRVTVQFPEDSVSDVTQNQFDKYFGGSELVVAGKVLPSESDKLISYTTASAALLDITLETETDTSKLDMELAKQQHSFTGFARQLWAYVTIKQMITDRSLAPTAAKKRKITQRILALAMEHQFVTPLTALLVESEDTKERLLADYPKDPKQGCCSGGVMSGPRTPGLNPVQLVYQPPPWVQMTTPAPPSPVQKGPEEWTLPGQVNLVDNDPHFIVHLPQSNMDVCFNIDSEPGHILNLVSDRGTGVAVNGQLIGAKQEHLGKHATYFGVISVYHQPAGVAVTVSTAAIALSDGKRNYTFTWGATADIAHDGLRISIVKDRSVSVTVDHGIRVMVLLHRVWKKHPINVDFLGLYLPNSNPYSALVHGLIGQFSKEPEANVYDVHEGADPLKKEATMAVKGKEVRVTRGWQKDYRRDTRRGSDVYCWFVHNSGKGFIDGHYSHYIVPHLNSFL from the exons ATGACACGGAGGCAGTCGGGCAGCGGAACCCGGTTGTGTTGTGCGTCTCAGAAAGGACAAA CACGGCTGCAtttcccccccccaccaaagACGCGCTGCATGGGAAACATGAGGCTTCTTCTCCTACTTCTTGGCGGCCTTCTGGGCCTGCAACGGAGCCGCTGCTTGGAGTTTGTGATAGACGGAGAACGTGAGGACCACGGG caGCCACATCAGGACCACCGTGAAAGGCACAAG agaGCGATATTGACCAGTGAGGAGCAGGAAGACTTTGAG GCCATCCGAGGAGAGGACATCACCGTCAAGAGTTACAAGGTGGAGAGTCGCATCACGTCGCGCTTCGCCCACACCACCGTGCGGAGCTCGGTGGTCAACTCCGGTTCCAAGGCCCAGACCATCGGCTTCAACGTGCAGATCCCCAAGAGGGCCTTCATCACCAACTTCACCAT GAACGTCAACGGCATCACCTTCACGGGCTCCGTCAAGGAGAAGACGGTGGCCAGGAACCTGTACGCCCAGGCCAGATCCAGAGGCAAGGCCGCCGGCATCGTCAG GGCCAACTCCCAGGACATGGAGACCTTCAAGACGGAGGTGCACGTTCCCCCCGGCAGCAACATCGAGTTTGAGTTGAACTACCAGGAGATGATGCAGAGGAAGTTGGGCTTCTACGAGCACTCGCTGCACCTGCAGCCTGGCAGACTGGTTCCTCAGTTCCAG GCGGATGTCTACATCTATGAGCCCAAGGGAATCTCCAAGTTGGAAACAAGCACCACTTTAGGCGATGCGTTTACTGACCTGGTCAAAGTTACCCAAACCCCGGAGAAG GCTCACGTGGTCTTCAAGCCCACCTTGCAGCAGCagaggaagtgcgacacctgCAACGACAGCGCCATAGACGGTGTGTTCAGGGTCAAATACGACGTAAGCCGGGACAGCAACGCTGGTGAGCTGCAG GTCTCGGACGGCCACTTTGTCCATTTCTTCGCCCCGTCCGATCTGCCCCCGCTCCCTAAAAACATCGTATTCGTGATTGACGTGAGCGGGTCCATGTGGGGGGTCAAGATGAAGCAA ACGGTGGAGGCCATGAAGGCCATCTTGGACGGCCTCACCATGGAAGACCAGTTCAGCATCATTGACTTCAACCACAACGTGCGCTGCTGGAGCGAGGACCTGCTCCCCGGATCCTCCGTACACGTCGCAGACGCCAAGAAGTACATCCAGAACATCAAACCCGTTGGAG GAACCAACATAAATGAAGCACTGATGAAAGCGGTGCAGATCCTGGTGCGGGCGTCCAACCAGGGACTCATCGATCCTCGCTCTGTCTCCATGATCATCCTGGTGTCTGATGGGGACCCCACTGTGG GCGAGATCAAGCTGAGCACCATCCAGAAGAACGTGAAGAAGGTCATGAGGGAAGacttctctctcttctccttGGGCATCGGCTTCGACGTGGATTACGACTTCCTGGAGCGAATCGCCATGGAGAACCGCGGCATGGCCCAGCGCATCTTTGCTAACCACGACGCCGCCGAGCAGCTACGG ACCTTCTACAGCCAGGTGTCCAACCCTCTCCTGCGCAGGGTCACCGTCCAGTTCCCAGAGGACTCCGTGTCTGACGTCACGCAGAACCAATTCGACAAATACTTTGGGGGGTCCGAACTGGTGGTGGCCGGCAAGGTGTTGCCCTCCGAGAGCGACAAGCTCATCAGCTACACCACCGCGTCGGCT GCCCTGCTGGACATCACCCTGGAGACGGAGACGGACACGTCCAAGCTGGACATGGAGCTGGCCAAGCAGCAGCACTCCTTCACGGGCTTCGCCAGGCAGCTGTGGGCGTACGTCACCATCAAACAGATGATCACCGACAG GTCTTTGGCGCCGACGGCCGCCAAGAAGAGGAAGATCACGCAACGCATCCTGGCGCTGGCCATGGAGCACCAGTTTGTCACGCCCCTCACCGCCTTGCTGGTGGAGAGCGAGGACACCAAGGAGAGGCTGCTGGCCGACTACCCCAAGGACCCCAAGCAGGGCTGCTGCTCAG GGGGAGTCATGTCAGGTCCCAGGACCCCTGGGTTGAATCCGGTGCAGTTGGTCTACCAACCGCCCCCCTGGGTCCAGATGACCACGCCGGCCCCCCCGAGCCCAGTCCAGAAAGGACCAGAGGAGTGGACGCTGCCCGGGCAGGTCAACTTAG TGGACAACGACCCTCACTTCATCGTGCACCTGCCCCAAAGCAACATGGACGTGTGCTTCAACATCGACTCCGAACCCGGACACATCCTCAACCTGGTGTCCGACAGAGGCACAG GTGTGGCGGTCAACGGTCAGCTGATCGGCGCCAAACAGGAGCACCTGGGCAAACACGCCACCTACTTTGGCGTCATCTCCGTCTACCACCAGCCCGCGGGCGTCGCCGTCACCGTCAGCACCGCCGCCATCGCCCTGAGCGACGGCAAGCGCAACTACACCTTCACCTGGGGCGCCACGGCCGACATCGCGCATGACGG GTTGAGGATCTCCATCGTGAAGGACCGGAGTGTCTCGGTCACCGTCGACCACGGGATCCGGGTCATGGTTCTGCTGCACCGCGTGTGGAAGAAACACCCCATCAACGTGGACTTCCTGGGTCTCTACCTGCCCAACAGCAACCCCTACTCCGCCCTGGTCCACGGCCTCATAG GTCAGTTCTCCAAGGAGCCAGAAGCGAACGTGTACGACGTCCACGAGGGCGCCGACCCCCTGAAGAAGGAGGCCACCATGGCGGTGAAGGGCAAGGAGGTGCGCGTCACCAG GGGCTGGCAGAAGGACTACCGGCGGGACACGCGGCGCGGCTCGGACGTGTACTGCTGGTTCGTACACAACAGCGGCAAGGGCTTCATCGACGGCCACTACAGCCACTACATCGTCCCTCACCTCAACAGCTTCCTATGA
- the itih2 gene encoding inter-alpha-trypsin inhibitor heavy chain H2 isoform X2 yields MTRRQSGSGTRLCCASQKGQTRLHFPPPPKTRCMGNMRLLLLLLGGLLGLQRSRCLEFVIDGEREDHGPHQDHRERHKRAILTSEEQEDFEAIRGEDITVKSYKVESRITSRFAHTTVRSSVVNSGSKAQTIGFNVQIPKRAFITNFTMNVNGITFTGSVKEKTVARNLYAQARSRGKAAGIVRANSQDMETFKTEVHVPPGSNIEFELNYQEMMQRKLGFYEHSLHLQPGRLVPQFQADVYIYEPKGISKLETSTTLGDAFTDLVKVTQTPEKAHVVFKPTLQQQRKCDTCNDSAIDGVFRVKYDVSRDSNAGELQVSDGHFVHFFAPSDLPPLPKNIVFVIDVSGSMWGVKMKQTVEAMKAILDGLTMEDQFSIIDFNHNVRCWSEDLLPGSSVHVADAKKYIQNIKPVGGTNINEALMKAVQILVRASNQGLIDPRSVSMIILVSDGDPTVGEIKLSTIQKNVKKVMREDFSLFSLGIGFDVDYDFLERIAMENRGMAQRIFANHDAAEQLRTFYSQVSNPLLRRVTVQFPEDSVSDVTQNQFDKYFGGSELVVAGKVLPSESDKLISYTTASAALLDITLETETDTSKLDMELAKQQHSFTGFARQLWAYVTIKQMITDRSLAPTAAKKRKITQRILALAMEHQFVTPLTALLVESEDTKERLLADYPKDPKQGCCSGGVMSGPRTPGLNPVQLVYQPPPWVQMTTPAPPSPVQKGPEEWTLPGQVNLVDNDPHFIVHLPQSNMDVCFNIDSEPGHILNLVSDRGTGVAVNGQLIGAKQEHLGKHATYFGVISVYHQPAGVAVTVSTAAIALSDGKRNYTFTWGATADIAHDGLRISIVKDRSVSVTVDHGIRVMVLLHRVWKKHPINVDFLGLYLPNSNPYSALVHGLIGQFSKEPEANVYDVHEGADPLKKEATMAVKGKEVRVTRGWQKDYRRDTRRGSDVYCWFVHNSGKGFIDGHYSHYIVPHLNSFL; encoded by the exons ATGACACGGAGGCAGTCGGGCAGCGGAACCCGGTTGTGTTGTGCGTCTCAGAAAGGACAAA CACGGCTGCAtttcccccccccaccaaagACGCGCTGCATGGGAAACATGAGGCTTCTTCTCCTACTTCTTGGCGGCCTTCTGGGCCTGCAACGGAGCCGCTGCTTGGAGTTTGTGATAGACGGAGAACGTGAGGACCACGGG CCACATCAGGACCACCGTGAAAGGCACAAG agaGCGATATTGACCAGTGAGGAGCAGGAAGACTTTGAG GCCATCCGAGGAGAGGACATCACCGTCAAGAGTTACAAGGTGGAGAGTCGCATCACGTCGCGCTTCGCCCACACCACCGTGCGGAGCTCGGTGGTCAACTCCGGTTCCAAGGCCCAGACCATCGGCTTCAACGTGCAGATCCCCAAGAGGGCCTTCATCACCAACTTCACCAT GAACGTCAACGGCATCACCTTCACGGGCTCCGTCAAGGAGAAGACGGTGGCCAGGAACCTGTACGCCCAGGCCAGATCCAGAGGCAAGGCCGCCGGCATCGTCAG GGCCAACTCCCAGGACATGGAGACCTTCAAGACGGAGGTGCACGTTCCCCCCGGCAGCAACATCGAGTTTGAGTTGAACTACCAGGAGATGATGCAGAGGAAGTTGGGCTTCTACGAGCACTCGCTGCACCTGCAGCCTGGCAGACTGGTTCCTCAGTTCCAG GCGGATGTCTACATCTATGAGCCCAAGGGAATCTCCAAGTTGGAAACAAGCACCACTTTAGGCGATGCGTTTACTGACCTGGTCAAAGTTACCCAAACCCCGGAGAAG GCTCACGTGGTCTTCAAGCCCACCTTGCAGCAGCagaggaagtgcgacacctgCAACGACAGCGCCATAGACGGTGTGTTCAGGGTCAAATACGACGTAAGCCGGGACAGCAACGCTGGTGAGCTGCAG GTCTCGGACGGCCACTTTGTCCATTTCTTCGCCCCGTCCGATCTGCCCCCGCTCCCTAAAAACATCGTATTCGTGATTGACGTGAGCGGGTCCATGTGGGGGGTCAAGATGAAGCAA ACGGTGGAGGCCATGAAGGCCATCTTGGACGGCCTCACCATGGAAGACCAGTTCAGCATCATTGACTTCAACCACAACGTGCGCTGCTGGAGCGAGGACCTGCTCCCCGGATCCTCCGTACACGTCGCAGACGCCAAGAAGTACATCCAGAACATCAAACCCGTTGGAG GAACCAACATAAATGAAGCACTGATGAAAGCGGTGCAGATCCTGGTGCGGGCGTCCAACCAGGGACTCATCGATCCTCGCTCTGTCTCCATGATCATCCTGGTGTCTGATGGGGACCCCACTGTGG GCGAGATCAAGCTGAGCACCATCCAGAAGAACGTGAAGAAGGTCATGAGGGAAGacttctctctcttctccttGGGCATCGGCTTCGACGTGGATTACGACTTCCTGGAGCGAATCGCCATGGAGAACCGCGGCATGGCCCAGCGCATCTTTGCTAACCACGACGCCGCCGAGCAGCTACGG ACCTTCTACAGCCAGGTGTCCAACCCTCTCCTGCGCAGGGTCACCGTCCAGTTCCCAGAGGACTCCGTGTCTGACGTCACGCAGAACCAATTCGACAAATACTTTGGGGGGTCCGAACTGGTGGTGGCCGGCAAGGTGTTGCCCTCCGAGAGCGACAAGCTCATCAGCTACACCACCGCGTCGGCT GCCCTGCTGGACATCACCCTGGAGACGGAGACGGACACGTCCAAGCTGGACATGGAGCTGGCCAAGCAGCAGCACTCCTTCACGGGCTTCGCCAGGCAGCTGTGGGCGTACGTCACCATCAAACAGATGATCACCGACAG GTCTTTGGCGCCGACGGCCGCCAAGAAGAGGAAGATCACGCAACGCATCCTGGCGCTGGCCATGGAGCACCAGTTTGTCACGCCCCTCACCGCCTTGCTGGTGGAGAGCGAGGACACCAAGGAGAGGCTGCTGGCCGACTACCCCAAGGACCCCAAGCAGGGCTGCTGCTCAG GGGGAGTCATGTCAGGTCCCAGGACCCCTGGGTTGAATCCGGTGCAGTTGGTCTACCAACCGCCCCCCTGGGTCCAGATGACCACGCCGGCCCCCCCGAGCCCAGTCCAGAAAGGACCAGAGGAGTGGACGCTGCCCGGGCAGGTCAACTTAG TGGACAACGACCCTCACTTCATCGTGCACCTGCCCCAAAGCAACATGGACGTGTGCTTCAACATCGACTCCGAACCCGGACACATCCTCAACCTGGTGTCCGACAGAGGCACAG GTGTGGCGGTCAACGGTCAGCTGATCGGCGCCAAACAGGAGCACCTGGGCAAACACGCCACCTACTTTGGCGTCATCTCCGTCTACCACCAGCCCGCGGGCGTCGCCGTCACCGTCAGCACCGCCGCCATCGCCCTGAGCGACGGCAAGCGCAACTACACCTTCACCTGGGGCGCCACGGCCGACATCGCGCATGACGG GTTGAGGATCTCCATCGTGAAGGACCGGAGTGTCTCGGTCACCGTCGACCACGGGATCCGGGTCATGGTTCTGCTGCACCGCGTGTGGAAGAAACACCCCATCAACGTGGACTTCCTGGGTCTCTACCTGCCCAACAGCAACCCCTACTCCGCCCTGGTCCACGGCCTCATAG GTCAGTTCTCCAAGGAGCCAGAAGCGAACGTGTACGACGTCCACGAGGGCGCCGACCCCCTGAAGAAGGAGGCCACCATGGCGGTGAAGGGCAAGGAGGTGCGCGTCACCAG GGGCTGGCAGAAGGACTACCGGCGGGACACGCGGCGCGGCTCGGACGTGTACTGCTGGTTCGTACACAACAGCGGCAAGGGCTTCATCGACGGCCACTACAGCCACTACATCGTCCCTCACCTCAACAGCTTCCTATGA
- the itih2 gene encoding inter-alpha-trypsin inhibitor heavy chain H2 isoform X3, translated as MGNMRLLLLLLGGLLGLQRSRCLEFVIDGEREDHGPHQDHRERHKRAILTSEEQEDFEAIRGEDITVKSYKVESRITSRFAHTTVRSSVVNSGSKAQTIGFNVQIPKRAFITNFTMNVNGITFTGSVKEKTVARNLYAQARSRGKAAGIVRANSQDMETFKTEVHVPPGSNIEFELNYQEMMQRKLGFYEHSLHLQPGRLVPQFQADVYIYEPKGISKLETSTTLGDAFTDLVKVTQTPEKAHVVFKPTLQQQRKCDTCNDSAIDGVFRVKYDVSRDSNAGELQVSDGHFVHFFAPSDLPPLPKNIVFVIDVSGSMWGVKMKQTVEAMKAILDGLTMEDQFSIIDFNHNVRCWSEDLLPGSSVHVADAKKYIQNIKPVGGTNINEALMKAVQILVRASNQGLIDPRSVSMIILVSDGDPTVGEIKLSTIQKNVKKVMREDFSLFSLGIGFDVDYDFLERIAMENRGMAQRIFANHDAAEQLRTFYSQVSNPLLRRVTVQFPEDSVSDVTQNQFDKYFGGSELVVAGKVLPSESDKLISYTTASAALLDITLETETDTSKLDMELAKQQHSFTGFARQLWAYVTIKQMITDRSLAPTAAKKRKITQRILALAMEHQFVTPLTALLVESEDTKERLLADYPKDPKQGCCSGGVMSGPRTPGLNPVQLVYQPPPWVQMTTPAPPSPVQKGPEEWTLPGQVNLVDNDPHFIVHLPQSNMDVCFNIDSEPGHILNLVSDRGTGVAVNGQLIGAKQEHLGKHATYFGVISVYHQPAGVAVTVSTAAIALSDGKRNYTFTWGATADIAHDGLRISIVKDRSVSVTVDHGIRVMVLLHRVWKKHPINVDFLGLYLPNSNPYSALVHGLIGQFSKEPEANVYDVHEGADPLKKEATMAVKGKEVRVTRGWQKDYRRDTRRGSDVYCWFVHNSGKGFIDGHYSHYIVPHLNSFL; from the exons ATGGGAAACATGAGGCTTCTTCTCCTACTTCTTGGCGGCCTTCTGGGCCTGCAACGGAGCCGCTGCTTGGAGTTTGTGATAGACGGAGAACGTGAGGACCACGGG CCACATCAGGACCACCGTGAAAGGCACAAG agaGCGATATTGACCAGTGAGGAGCAGGAAGACTTTGAG GCCATCCGAGGAGAGGACATCACCGTCAAGAGTTACAAGGTGGAGAGTCGCATCACGTCGCGCTTCGCCCACACCACCGTGCGGAGCTCGGTGGTCAACTCCGGTTCCAAGGCCCAGACCATCGGCTTCAACGTGCAGATCCCCAAGAGGGCCTTCATCACCAACTTCACCAT GAACGTCAACGGCATCACCTTCACGGGCTCCGTCAAGGAGAAGACGGTGGCCAGGAACCTGTACGCCCAGGCCAGATCCAGAGGCAAGGCCGCCGGCATCGTCAG GGCCAACTCCCAGGACATGGAGACCTTCAAGACGGAGGTGCACGTTCCCCCCGGCAGCAACATCGAGTTTGAGTTGAACTACCAGGAGATGATGCAGAGGAAGTTGGGCTTCTACGAGCACTCGCTGCACCTGCAGCCTGGCAGACTGGTTCCTCAGTTCCAG GCGGATGTCTACATCTATGAGCCCAAGGGAATCTCCAAGTTGGAAACAAGCACCACTTTAGGCGATGCGTTTACTGACCTGGTCAAAGTTACCCAAACCCCGGAGAAG GCTCACGTGGTCTTCAAGCCCACCTTGCAGCAGCagaggaagtgcgacacctgCAACGACAGCGCCATAGACGGTGTGTTCAGGGTCAAATACGACGTAAGCCGGGACAGCAACGCTGGTGAGCTGCAG GTCTCGGACGGCCACTTTGTCCATTTCTTCGCCCCGTCCGATCTGCCCCCGCTCCCTAAAAACATCGTATTCGTGATTGACGTGAGCGGGTCCATGTGGGGGGTCAAGATGAAGCAA ACGGTGGAGGCCATGAAGGCCATCTTGGACGGCCTCACCATGGAAGACCAGTTCAGCATCATTGACTTCAACCACAACGTGCGCTGCTGGAGCGAGGACCTGCTCCCCGGATCCTCCGTACACGTCGCAGACGCCAAGAAGTACATCCAGAACATCAAACCCGTTGGAG GAACCAACATAAATGAAGCACTGATGAAAGCGGTGCAGATCCTGGTGCGGGCGTCCAACCAGGGACTCATCGATCCTCGCTCTGTCTCCATGATCATCCTGGTGTCTGATGGGGACCCCACTGTGG GCGAGATCAAGCTGAGCACCATCCAGAAGAACGTGAAGAAGGTCATGAGGGAAGacttctctctcttctccttGGGCATCGGCTTCGACGTGGATTACGACTTCCTGGAGCGAATCGCCATGGAGAACCGCGGCATGGCCCAGCGCATCTTTGCTAACCACGACGCCGCCGAGCAGCTACGG ACCTTCTACAGCCAGGTGTCCAACCCTCTCCTGCGCAGGGTCACCGTCCAGTTCCCAGAGGACTCCGTGTCTGACGTCACGCAGAACCAATTCGACAAATACTTTGGGGGGTCCGAACTGGTGGTGGCCGGCAAGGTGTTGCCCTCCGAGAGCGACAAGCTCATCAGCTACACCACCGCGTCGGCT GCCCTGCTGGACATCACCCTGGAGACGGAGACGGACACGTCCAAGCTGGACATGGAGCTGGCCAAGCAGCAGCACTCCTTCACGGGCTTCGCCAGGCAGCTGTGGGCGTACGTCACCATCAAACAGATGATCACCGACAG GTCTTTGGCGCCGACGGCCGCCAAGAAGAGGAAGATCACGCAACGCATCCTGGCGCTGGCCATGGAGCACCAGTTTGTCACGCCCCTCACCGCCTTGCTGGTGGAGAGCGAGGACACCAAGGAGAGGCTGCTGGCCGACTACCCCAAGGACCCCAAGCAGGGCTGCTGCTCAG GGGGAGTCATGTCAGGTCCCAGGACCCCTGGGTTGAATCCGGTGCAGTTGGTCTACCAACCGCCCCCCTGGGTCCAGATGACCACGCCGGCCCCCCCGAGCCCAGTCCAGAAAGGACCAGAGGAGTGGACGCTGCCCGGGCAGGTCAACTTAG TGGACAACGACCCTCACTTCATCGTGCACCTGCCCCAAAGCAACATGGACGTGTGCTTCAACATCGACTCCGAACCCGGACACATCCTCAACCTGGTGTCCGACAGAGGCACAG GTGTGGCGGTCAACGGTCAGCTGATCGGCGCCAAACAGGAGCACCTGGGCAAACACGCCACCTACTTTGGCGTCATCTCCGTCTACCACCAGCCCGCGGGCGTCGCCGTCACCGTCAGCACCGCCGCCATCGCCCTGAGCGACGGCAAGCGCAACTACACCTTCACCTGGGGCGCCACGGCCGACATCGCGCATGACGG GTTGAGGATCTCCATCGTGAAGGACCGGAGTGTCTCGGTCACCGTCGACCACGGGATCCGGGTCATGGTTCTGCTGCACCGCGTGTGGAAGAAACACCCCATCAACGTGGACTTCCTGGGTCTCTACCTGCCCAACAGCAACCCCTACTCCGCCCTGGTCCACGGCCTCATAG GTCAGTTCTCCAAGGAGCCAGAAGCGAACGTGTACGACGTCCACGAGGGCGCCGACCCCCTGAAGAAGGAGGCCACCATGGCGGTGAAGGGCAAGGAGGTGCGCGTCACCAG GGGCTGGCAGAAGGACTACCGGCGGGACACGCGGCGCGGCTCGGACGTGTACTGCTGGTTCGTACACAACAGCGGCAAGGGCTTCATCGACGGCCACTACAGCCACTACATCGTCCCTCACCTCAACAGCTTCCTATGA